TTGGTACCCACTATCGCTTTGGATCTCCTGGAATACTTCAATCAGCTTGACTTCCACATCCTCTGGACTCATGGCACAGTCTCTATTCTTACTGATGGTAAGAATATCTTACCAAAATAGACAAGAGTTGCCAAGCTCAGTCAAGCACGGATTCGGAACTGAGTTGACTTGGAGTTACTCAAAGATGTCTGACCGACTGGTTGCTGCCACACCCTCTCGCAACTGTTCAACCTCATCTAACAGCCGCGCGATCGCTCCCCCTAACGTTACTGCCTCAGTTTCCAACCTATACTTGGAAAGTCGCTCCCAAGTATCAGGAGTCACGTACACCAAGTAATTACAGCCAAATTATCAATCCGTCTCTAGCGTTTCCCCATCAACGACTACCAACCCTACCCCGCAGCGAGTTGCCGCTTCTGCCAACCGGGTATCAAGTGTTGCGAGAGGCAATGCCAATCGTAGTGCTAACTCTAAATATGCCGCATCATAAGCAGCTATTCCTTCTTGTCGTCCTAATACCAGAGTTGACGAGAGTGCGTTGCTATCCGTAGCTTCATCAACGTGAATTAGCAGCGACTGTAACAAAGCAATAGCTAGTTCAGATTGCTCAGTCGTCATGCGGTTACGTCGTTCTGCAACCAGTAAAGTATTAGCAACTTCTAGCGACCAAATTCCCGGCACAAAAGCTTCACAATCCGGCATCATTGCAAGTAGTGCATTGGCATAATCGTCATTTTCATCTACTAAACACCAACTAATTGCTACAGAACAATCCAAGACAAACTGCATTAAAACCTGCGCCCCTCTTCAATCATTTCGCGGATTGAATTTTTATCCAATGCCACTTCTTGCCGCAGTTGTCGCATTCTAGCAATTGCTTCAGTAATTGATTTTTTAGTAGTAAGCTTTCCCCAAGTATTATACCGAGGTTGAGTTTCCTCCGATG
Above is a window of Allocoleopsis franciscana PCC 7113 DNA encoding:
- a CDS encoding type II toxin-antitoxin system VapC family toxin, with the translated sequence MQFVLDCSVAISWCLVDENDDYANALLAMMPDCEAFVPGIWSLEVANTLLVAERRNRMTTEQSELAIALLQSLLIHVDEATDSNALSSTLVLGRQEGIAAYDAAYLELALRLALPLATLDTRLAEAATRCGVGLVVVDGETLETD